A single Brachionichthys hirsutus isolate HB-005 chromosome 17, CSIRO-AGI_Bhir_v1, whole genome shotgun sequence DNA region contains:
- the LOC137907085 gene encoding guanine nucleotide-binding protein G(I)/G(S)/G(O) subunit gamma-13-like: MEELDVPQMRREVESLQYQLAISREKSSITVTELVKWIEGCVCDDPFLNPELMRANPWVEKGKCVIL; the protein is encoded by the exons atggaggagctggacgtCCCACAGATGAGGAGAGAAGTGGAAAGCCTCCAGTATCAGCTGGCGATCAGCAGGGAGAAGTCCTCCATCACTGTTACCGA GCTGGTGAAGTGGATCGAGGGTTGCGTTTGTGACGATCCGTTCCTGAACCCGGAGCTGATGAGAGCCAACCCCTGGGTGGAGAAGGGCAAGTGTGTGATCCTCTAa
- the chtf18 gene encoding chromosome transmission fidelity protein 18 homolog — protein sequence MDEYDELFDIRDDFEEQFADELEVLAQMDGEQGKRQRHVAGDDLSDVEHLLVLDDQPSTPRAKRLKQDAGVVKRLFDSSHRDQQNNAALARSDDITPPSSPEQYEPSRTLRSTPAVLDISGFAAIPETPRRPPREAPTSLHALRRPPLEGEYISVTDSSGTRVYLGQKEDAGSRVVDTRIVPNSQGALGLLALPISVLREEAAERHYRQALEESRRLAELLDRNVNDAFVESENIENKENDPPEDTEGRASRLWVDRFSPQHYTELLSDDFTNRCLLKWLKLWDTVVFGRERKTRLVRFDRQVPNQSSFKPSQSNQNPTNRFKSKVEMTEELLEAELDQHKRPKFKVALLSGPPGLGKTTLAHIIAKHAGYNVVEINASDDRSAEVFQKRVDTATQMKSVLGSNEMPNCLVIDEIDGAPAAAINILLGMLNRKDGHGAEAGTESAKKKKKKESLLLRPIICICNDLYVPALRPLRQQAFLLTFPQTQPSRLAQRLAEISLRQGMKTDAGTLMSLCEKTDNDIRACINTLQFLHGRGHKQVDMRTIQCVSVGQKDQNKGLFNLWQEIFQLPRTKRKRIGEGFEEASGSGAQRFQHILLLASSSGEYEKVSQGLHDNYLSMRVRDPNLQSVCEALDWFSFADRLNQVILHCQNFSLMRYLPFLSVTFHFLFAHTHVPRISYPHSQHEASSRLLGSRNALSTMLADIPARTRARISQLSLNLDMLTLLLDIICPKLRPVNPQLFSSREKQQMRELIDTMLAYNLSYRQDRTPEGQYTYVLEPRVEEVVKYPGLPPRRQLTYQAKQTISREMEQEKMRRAEQLVRQRNPAAEEKKKSAGPQATRNHQQRLENIVKQTTVETRPEVDFFGRAVVPKPQRPPPSSDTGEKCPVLLMGTAVGDSDVWFRFNEGMSNAVRRSVYIRELL from the exons ATGGACGAATACGACGAACTGTTCGACATCCGGGATGACTTCGAGGAGCAGTTCGCGGATGAGCTGGAAGTGTTGGCTCAGATGGACGGCG AGCAGGGCAAACGTCAGAGACATGTTGCAGGAGATGACCTTTCTGACGTCGAGCACCTCCTGGTCCTGGATGACCAGCCTAGCA CCCCCAGGGCGAAGCGACTGAAGCAGGATGCAGGAGTGGTCAAGCGACTTTTCGACTCTTCGCACCGGGATCAGCAGAACAACGCAGCCCTGGCGcggagtgatgacatcacacctcCGTCCTCTCCAGAGCAGTATGAACCCAGTCGCACTCTCCG GTCAACCCCGGCTGTGCTGGACATCAGTGGCTTTGCTGCTATTCCAGAGACGCCCAGACGACCCCCCAGAGAGGCGCCAACATCGCTTCACGCCCTTAGGCGGCCTCCTTTAGAGGGAGAGTACATCAGTGTGACTGACTCATCGGGGACTCGCGTCTACCTCGGACAAAAAGAAGACGCCGGTTCACGG gtAGTGGATACCAGAATTGTACCCAACTCCCAGGGTGCACTGGGGCTGCTGGCATTGCCGATAAGTGTGTTGAGGGAAGAAGCGGCAGAGCGT CATTACCGTCAGGCTCTGGAAGAATCTCGCCGTCTGGCGGAGCTGCTGGACCG GAATGTGAACGATGCGTTTGTGGAGTCTGAAAACATAGAAAATAAAGAGAATGACCCCCCCGAGGACACGGAAGGAAGAGCGTCTCGACTGTGGGTGGACAGGTTCTCACCCCAACACTACACGGAGCTTCTCAGCGATGAC TTTACCAACCGCTGTCTGCTCAAGTGGTTGAAACTCTGGGACACGGTTGTGTTtgggagagaaaggaagacCCGCCTGGTCCGCTTTGACAGACAGGTTCCCAACCAGAGCTCGTTCAAACCCAGTCAGAGCAATCAGAATCCAACAAACCGCTTCAAGAGCAAGGTCGAGATGACCGAGGAGCTTCTGGAGGCGGAACTGGACCAGCACAAACGGCCCAAATTCAAG GTGGCATTGTTGTCTGGGCCACCAGGGTTGGGGAAGACCACCCTTGCTCATATTATagcaaagcatgctgggtaCAATGTGGTGGAAATCAACGCCAG CGACGACCGCAGCGCCGAGGTGTTCCAGAAACGCGTCGACACGGCAACGCAGATGAAGTCCGTCTTGGGATCCAACGAGATGCCGAACTGTCTCGTTATCGACGAGATCGACGGGGCACCGGCG GCTGCGATCAACATTCTCTTAGGGATGCTGAACAGGAAGGACGGACACGGCGCCGAGGCCGGTACAGAGAgcgcaaagaagaagaagaagaaggagtcCCTCCTCCTTCGACCAATCATCTGCATCTGCAATGACCT GTATGTCCCGGCGCTCAGGCCTCTCAGGCAGCAGGCTTTCCTGCTGACCTTCCCCCAGACTCAGCCCTCCCGTCTCGCGCAGAGACTGGCCGAG ATTTCGCTCCGGCAGGGGATGAAAACGGACGCCGGCACTCTGATGTCGCTGTGTGAGAAGACCGACAATGACATCAGGGCCTGCATCAACACGTTGCAG TTCCTTCATGGTCGTGGCCACAAGCAGGTGGACATGAGGACAATCCAGTGCGTTTCTGTGGGGCAGAAAGACCAGAACAAAGGCTTGTTCAACCTGTGGCAAGAAATATTCCAGCTACCGCGCACCAAACG GAAGCGAATCGGTGAAGGGTTCGAAGAGGCTTCCGGGTCAGGAGCCCAGAGGTTTCAGCACATTCTGCTCTTGGCGTCCTCGAGTGGCGAGTATGAGAAGGTTTCTCAG ggcCTGCATGATAACTACCTGTCCATGCGGGTGAGGGATCCCAACCTGCAGAGTGTATGCGAGGCCCTGGATTGGTTCTCCTTCGCAGACAGGCTGAATCAAGTCATTCTGCACTGTCAGAACTTCTCCCTGATGAGATACCTGCCCTTCCTGTCCGTCaccttccacttcctgttcgcCCACACCCACGTGCCCCGCATCAGCTACCCCCACAGCCAGCACGAG GCCTCCTCCCGGCTCCTCGGCAGCAGGAACGCTCTGTCCACCATGTTGGCCGACATCCCGGCGCGCACCCGAGCGAGGATCAGCCAGCTCAGCCTGAACCTGGACATGCTCACCCTGCTGCTCGACATCATCTgtcccaaactacggccc GTGAATCCgcagctgttcagcagcagagagaagcagcagatgcGTGAGCTGATCGACACCATGCTGGCGTACAACCTCTCGTACAGGCAGGACCGCACGCCGGAGGGGCAGTACACTTACGTGCTGGAGCC GCGTGTTGAGGAGGTAGTGAAGTACCCGGGCCTGCCGCCGCGCCGCCAGCTGACGTACCAGGCCAAGCAAACCATCAGCAGAgagatggagcaggagaagaTGAGGAGAGCCGAGCAGCTGGTGCGGCAAAGGAACCCAGCGGCG gaagagaagaagaagagcgccGGCCCTCAGGCGACCAGGAACCACCAGCAGAGGCTGGAGAACATCGTGAAGCAGACGACAGTGGAGACCCGg ccagaggtggattTTTTTGGCCGAGCCGTCGTCCCCAAACCTCAGAGACCGCCGCCGTCTTCGGACACAG GCGAGAAGTGTCCGGTTCTTTTGATGGGAACGGCGGTCGGCGACAGCGACGTGTGGTTCCGCTTCAACGAGGGCATGTCCAACGCCGTCAGACGGAGCGTCTACATCAGAGAGCTGCTGTGA